A single genomic interval of Microbacterium oleivorans harbors:
- the rpsM gene encoding 30S ribosomal protein S13, protein MARLAGVDIPRDKRVVIALTYIYGVGRTRSNEILAATGIDENIRVKDLSDDQLVALRDYIEGTYKVEGDLRREVAADIRRKVEIGSYEGIRHRRGLPVRGQRTKTNARTRKGPKRTVAGKKKAR, encoded by the coding sequence ATGGCACGTCTTGCCGGCGTCGACATCCCGCGCGACAAGCGCGTGGTGATCGCCCTCACGTACATCTACGGCGTGGGCCGCACCCGCTCGAACGAGATCCTCGCAGCGACGGGGATCGACGAGAACATCCGCGTCAAGGACCTCAGCGACGACCAGCTCGTCGCGCTCCGCGACTACATCGAGGGCACCTACAAGGTGGAGGGTGACCTGCGCCGCGAGGTCGCCGCCGACATCCGCCGCAAGGTCGAGATCGGTTCCTACGAGGGCATCCGCCACCGCCGTGGCCTGCCTGTGCGCGGTCAGCGCACCAAGACCAATGCGCGCACGCGCAAGGGTCCCAAGCGCACCGTCGCCGGCAAGAAGAAGGCGCGCTAA
- the rpsK gene encoding 30S ribosomal protein S11, translated as MAQAKSAARKPRRKEKKNIALGHAHIKSTFNNTIVSITDPSGAVISWASSGGVGFKGSRKSTPYAAGMAAESAARQAQEHGVKKVDVFVKGPGSGRETAIRSLTAAGLEVGSIQDVTPQAHNGCRPPKRRRV; from the coding sequence ATGGCACAGGCCAAGTCCGCAGCGCGCAAGCCGCGCCGCAAGGAGAAGAAGAACATCGCGCTGGGCCACGCCCACATCAAGTCGACGTTCAACAACACGATCGTCTCGATCACCGACCCGTCGGGCGCCGTCATCAGCTGGGCCTCCTCGGGTGGCGTCGGCTTCAAGGGCTCGCGCAAGTCGACCCCGTACGCCGCCGGCATGGCCGCCGAGTCCGCTGCGCGTCAGGCGCAGGAGCACGGCGTGAAGAAGGTCGACGTCTTCGTCAAGGGCCCGGGTTCGGGTCGTGAGACCGCGATCCGCTCGCTGACGGCCGCCGGTCTCGAGGTGGGCTCCATCCAGGACGTCACCCCCCAGGCCCACAACGGCTGCCGTCCCCCGAAGCGCCGCCGCGTCTGA
- a CDS encoding DNA-directed RNA polymerase subunit alpha codes for MLIAQRPTLTEEKIGEFRSRFVVEPLEPGFGYTIGNALRRSLLSSIPGAAVTSIRFDGVLHEFSTIPGVKEDVTEIILNIKQLVVSSERDEPITAYLRKTGAGEVTAADISAPAGVEVHNPELVIATLNDSAKFELELTIERGRGYVSATQNRNEYAEAGQIPIDSIYSPVLKVSYRVEATRAGERTDFDKLVLDVESKSSMSPRDAVASAGRTLTELFGLARELNVEAEGIEIGPAPVAEVLTNELSMPIEDLDLSVRSYNCLKREGINTVSELVALSETQLMNIRNFGQKSVDEVRDKLTSLGLSLKDSVPGFDGAHFYGGYDDENL; via the coding sequence GTGCTCATCGCACAGCGTCCCACTCTGACCGAGGAGAAGATCGGCGAGTTCCGCAGCCGGTTCGTCGTCGAGCCGCTCGAGCCCGGCTTCGGCTACACCATCGGCAACGCCCTGCGCCGCAGCCTGCTGTCGTCCATCCCCGGCGCCGCCGTGACGAGCATCCGTTTCGACGGCGTGCTCCACGAGTTCAGCACCATCCCGGGCGTGAAGGAGGATGTCACCGAGATCATCCTCAACATCAAGCAGCTCGTGGTCTCGTCCGAGCGCGACGAGCCCATCACGGCGTACCTGCGCAAGACCGGTGCCGGTGAGGTCACGGCCGCCGACATCTCGGCTCCCGCCGGTGTCGAGGTCCACAACCCCGAGCTGGTCATCGCGACGCTCAACGACAGCGCGAAGTTCGAGCTCGAGCTCACGATCGAGCGTGGCCGCGGCTACGTCTCGGCGACCCAGAACCGCAACGAGTACGCCGAGGCCGGTCAGATCCCGATCGACTCGATCTACTCGCCCGTGCTCAAGGTCAGCTACCGCGTCGAGGCCACCCGTGCCGGTGAGCGCACCGACTTCGACAAGCTGGTGCTCGACGTCGAGTCGAAGTCCTCCATGTCGCCGCGTGACGCCGTCGCGTCGGCCGGTCGCACCCTCACCGAGCTGTTCGGTCTCGCCCGCGAGCTGAACGTCGAGGCCGAGGGCATCGAGATCGGCCCCGCGCCGGTCGCCGAGGTTCTCACCAACGAGCTGTCGATGCCGATCGAGGACCTCGATCTGTCGGTGCGCTCGTACAACTGCCTCAAGCGCGAGGGCATCAACACGGTGTCCGAGCTGGTCGCCCTCTCGGAGACCCAGCTCATGAACATCCGCAACTTCGGTCAGAAGTCGGTCGACGAGGTGCGCGACAAGCTCACGTCGCTCGGTCTGTCGCTGAAGGACTCGGTCCCCGGGTTCGACGGTGCGCACTTCTACGGCGGATACGACGACGAGAACCTCTGA
- the rplQ gene encoding 50S ribosomal protein L17, with the protein MPKPTKGPRLGGGPAHERLLLANLAAALFTHKSITTTETKAKRLRPFAERLVTFAKRGDLHARRRVAGIIGDKSVVHELFAEIAPLVAEREGGYTRITKIGNRKGDNAPMAVIELVLEPVTPKPKSAKKSAAAAPAATEAPVEEAPAEAPADDTAADAGAESPEEGAAAEATAEDATEAPAEDDKK; encoded by the coding sequence ATGCCTAAGCCCACCAAGGGTCCCCGCCTCGGAGGCGGCCCCGCACACGAGCGCCTGCTTCTCGCGAACCTCGCCGCGGCCCTGTTCACGCACAAGTCGATCACCACGACCGAGACGAAGGCCAAGCGCCTGCGTCCCTTCGCCGAGCGCCTGGTGACCTTCGCCAAGCGCGGCGACCTGCACGCGCGTCGTCGCGTCGCGGGCATCATCGGTGACAAGAGCGTCGTGCACGAGCTCTTCGCCGAGATCGCTCCGCTGGTCGCCGAGCGCGAGGGCGGGTACACCCGCATCACGAAGATCGGCAACCGCAAGGGCGACAACGCCCCCATGGCGGTCATCGAGCTCGTCCTCGAGCCGGTCACCCCGAAGCCGAAGTCGGCGAAGAAGTCGGCCGCTGCGGCGCCGGCCGCCACCGAGGCTCCGGTCGAGGAGGCTCCGGCCGAGGCTCCCGCCGACGACACGGCCGCCGACGCCGGTGCCGAGTCGCCCGAAGAGGGCGCCGCGGCCGAGGCTACGGCCGAGGACGCCACCGAGGCTCCCGCCGAGGACGACAAGAAGTAA
- a CDS encoding GNAT family N-acetyltransferase — MSEHRLSARVGAAPDPALPAEQAGVTLWRTASVDDIDAIHGVLAAADRVDHPTWTTPREEVAETFELSHVDHARDTLIAFDDAGEALAVGTVTLYPARDERLHVHLSGAVRPEHRGRGIGTALFAWQHERARQQLVEAATGDAASALPAEIQIYAAEKDAALARIAEGHGYRTERWFSTMHRDLTQPIPELAAVAGIELVRYSADRAEDARLARNDAFRDHWGSLPSQPERWQQFIGGSFLRSELCTLALDDGRIVAFCLASVNEEDFAVLGPNAYIDLVGVVRSHRGRGLAPRVIASSLAAMRDAGLGVAVLDVDTESPTGANSLYGALGFTAYEKDRVLVRRY, encoded by the coding sequence GTGAGCGAGCACAGGCTGAGCGCGCGCGTCGGCGCCGCACCCGATCCCGCCCTTCCGGCAGAGCAAGCCGGTGTGACGCTGTGGCGCACGGCGAGCGTGGACGACATCGATGCCATCCACGGCGTCCTCGCCGCCGCCGATCGCGTCGACCACCCCACGTGGACCACTCCGCGCGAGGAGGTCGCCGAGACCTTCGAGCTCTCGCACGTCGACCATGCTCGCGACACGCTGATCGCCTTCGACGATGCCGGCGAGGCGCTCGCGGTCGGCACCGTGACGCTGTATCCCGCGCGCGATGAGCGCCTGCACGTGCACCTCTCGGGCGCGGTGCGTCCCGAGCACCGCGGACGGGGCATCGGCACGGCCCTGTTCGCGTGGCAGCATGAGCGCGCCCGTCAGCAGCTCGTCGAGGCGGCGACGGGTGACGCGGCGTCCGCGCTTCCCGCCGAGATCCAGATCTACGCCGCCGAGAAGGATGCGGCCCTCGCACGCATAGCCGAGGGCCACGGATACCGCACGGAACGCTGGTTCTCGACGATGCACCGCGATCTCACACAGCCGATTCCCGAGCTCGCCGCCGTCGCGGGCATCGAGCTCGTGCGGTATTCGGCCGACCGTGCAGAGGACGCGCGATTGGCCCGGAACGACGCGTTCCGCGACCACTGGGGAAGCCTGCCGAGCCAACCTGAGCGTTGGCAGCAGTTCATCGGAGGCTCGTTCCTTCGGTCCGAGCTGTGCACTCTGGCGCTCGACGACGGCCGGATCGTGGCGTTCTGCCTCGCCTCGGTCAACGAAGAGGACTTCGCCGTCCTCGGACCCAACGCCTACATCGATCTCGTCGGGGTGGTGCGGTCGCACCGGGGTCGCGGGCTGGCGCCCCGGGTCATCGCCTCCTCGCTCGCCGCGATGCGCGACGCGGGGCTCGGGGTCGCTGTGCTGGATGTCGACACCGAGAGTCCGACCGGTGCCAACTCGCTCTACGGCGCGCTGGGCTTCACCGCCTACGAGAAGGACCGCGTGCTCGTCCGCCGCTACTGA